One genomic segment of Clostridium estertheticum subsp. estertheticum includes these proteins:
- a CDS encoding DNA/RNA non-specific endonuclease, with amino-acid sequence MRARFYNPVIYYDPSGYAKNTCITKARSFEERVAKSSGLKYRSRVGSNGELRSAFAKIESKHIGKGTNTNKSARTLMQKLGLATDDAGHAIGKNLGGPVGARSKNLFQQNLNINRGNFAQFEKMIAKEVLKGKEVFIRVVPRSMKGATRPYEVL; translated from the coding sequence TTGAGAGCTAGATTTTATAATCCTGTTATTTATTATGATCCTAGTGGTTATGCTAAAAATACATGTATTACTAAAGCCAGATCATTTGAGGAAAGGGTAGCTAAAAGTAGTGGGCTTAAGTATAGATCTAGAGTTGGTAGTAATGGGGAACTTAGATCAGCATTTGCAAAAATAGAATCAAAACATATAGGAAAAGGAACTAATACCAATAAATCAGCGAGAACTTTAATGCAGAAACTTGGACTTGCTACTGATGATGCAGGCCATGCAATTGGTAAAAACCTCGGAGGACCAGTAGGAGCGAGATCAAAAAATTTATTTCAACAAAATTTAAATATTAATAGAGGAAATTTTGCTCAATTTGAAAAAATGATAGCCAAGGAAGTTTTAAAAGGTAAAGAGGTATTTATTAGAGTAGTTCCAAGATCAATGAAAGGAGCAACAAGACCTTATGAGGTTCTTTAG
- a CDS encoding RHS repeat-associated core domain-containing protein → MNRVKDSSYDGRQESFTYDKVGNRLTKTTNDITDKYVYNVKNQLKELHQDSGTNHFTYDKQGNTIKEDSNLGANTFEYNTLNQQVKAITKEGNTLVSRYDSEGLRCEIEENEKLTKFIFHKENVLVETDKDFNAISRFTRGYEVVAADISGEDLETNRYYYTHYEQGSTVYITDKEQQIKNEYCYDAFGNVLDSKEEVHNRITYTGQQFDGITNQYYLRARFYNPIIGRFTQEDVYRGDGLNLYSYCGSNPVGYCDP, encoded by the coding sequence ATGAATAGAGTAAAAGACTCTAGCTATGATGGAAGACAAGAGAGCTTCACCTATGATAAAGTAGGGAATAGACTAACAAAAACAACAAATGATATAACTGACAAGTATGTTTATAATGTAAAAAACCAGCTAAAGGAATTACACCAAGATTCTGGCACAAATCACTTTACTTATGATAAACAAGGCAATACAATAAAAGAAGATAGTAACCTAGGTGCTAACACCTTTGAGTACAATACTCTAAACCAACAAGTAAAAGCTATAACTAAGGAAGGAAATACTTTAGTTAGTAGATACGATAGTGAAGGCTTAAGATGTGAGATTGAAGAAAATGAAAAGTTAACTAAGTTTATTTTCCATAAGGAAAATGTATTAGTTGAAACTGATAAGGACTTTAATGCAATTTCTAGATTCACTAGAGGGTATGAGGTTGTTGCTGCTGATATTTCAGGGGAAGATCTAGAAACAAATAGATATTATTATACTCATTACGAGCAAGGTAGTACAGTCTATATTACAGATAAAGAGCAACAAATAAAAAATGAATATTGTTATGATGCTTTTGGTAATGTATTAGATAGTAAAGAGGAAGTTCACAATAGAATAACTTATACTGGACAGCAATTTGATGGTATAACAAATCAATACTACTTGAGAGCAAGGTTCTATAATCCTATTATTGGAAGATTTACGCAGGAGGATGTTTATAGAGGTGATGGGTTAAATCTTTATAGTTATTGTGGGAGTAATCCTGTAGGGTATTGTGATCCTTAG